One window of the Candidatus Bathyarchaeia archaeon genome contains the following:
- the istB gene encoding IS21-like element helper ATPase IstB — translation MQTTPLKEQGQQALLENYLQALDLEAFQENYQAYAKDAMRSGLPYERFLLALCEAEVSHRKAQRIERAIAAAKLPFIKELATYDFAAVESIQKTHVLELAQGGYMERAENLLLVGTPGLGKTHLAIGLALAACRQNKRVRFYRTAKLVDELMVMQHNLRLSRFVAKFEKLDLLILDELGFFPVAKEGSQLLFQLVSDLYERVSIIITSNLRFSEWNQIFADEVMTTAFIDRLTHKGYILEFTGESYRYRHRLSQSLLDTDSSSSGLN, via the coding sequence AAACTATCTGCAAGCCCTCGACCTGGAAGCCTTCCAGGAAAACTATCAAGCCTACGCCAAGGATGCTATGCGTTCTGGTCTGCCCTATGAGCGATTTTTACTGGCGCTCTGTGAGGCAGAGGTAAGCCATCGCAAAGCACAACGGATCGAACGAGCCATTGCTGCCGCCAAATTGCCCTTTATCAAAGAGCTAGCAACCTACGATTTTGCGGCAGTCGAGAGTATTCAGAAAACGCACGTTCTGGAACTGGCACAAGGGGGATACATGGAACGGGCAGAAAACCTCTTGTTGGTCGGCACGCCCGGACTGGGCAAAACTCATTTGGCGATTGGCTTGGCTCTAGCAGCTTGTCGGCAAAACAAACGGGTCCGGTTCTATCGCACAGCCAAGCTGGTGGACGAACTCATGGTGATGCAGCACAACCTCCGTCTCTCACGCTTCGTCGCCAAGTTTGAAAAACTCGATCTGCTGATCCTTGATGAGTTGGGCTTTTTCCCGGTCGCTAAAGAGGGAAGCCAATTACTTTTCCAGCTCGTTTCTGACCTGTATGAGCGCGTTTCTATCATTATCACCAGTAATTTGCGCTTTTCTGAGTGGAATCAGATTTTTGCGGATGAGGTCATGACCACTGCCTTTATTGATCGATTGACACACAAAGGCTATATTCTGGAGTTTACCGGAGAATCGTACCGCTATCGTCATCGTTTATCACAGTCACTCCTCGACACTGACTCCTCCTCTTCTGGACTCAACTAA